Proteins from one Natrinema salifodinae genomic window:
- a CDS encoding TRAP transporter substrate-binding protein codes for MVDPSKRDGLTNRRSFIEKLGVLGGTGAVSSLAGCASLSTGSDGQTLLFGSVYPSGHVINEMAIDWADSIREETDGRVDITIDEGFGGEREVMEQTSIGAIEGTLIGATWVLQQAPSRYWVESPFVFDSWEQQRRAYMSDYLDEARENLKSEANQRVVGPPVYRGFRHTTGNQGFQTPSDIEGVNIRIPEVDPWLNVWEGIGAAPTTISFDELYSSLQQGVVDAQENPAETVNSYSLYEVQSHITKTSHLASTGWFTFSEDAWSSMSDDDRELVEETLTDSIEELSADIEQSESEALDELEDGGMEVVEPDRDAWLSAAEPVLEELFENQWEPSLDEVRNI; via the coding sequence ATGGTAGACCCAAGCAAGCGGGATGGCTTGACTAATAGGCGTAGCTTCATCGAAAAGCTGGGTGTCCTCGGCGGAACTGGTGCAGTCAGCAGTCTTGCAGGTTGCGCCAGTCTCAGCACCGGCAGTGATGGACAGACCCTGCTTTTCGGCAGTGTCTATCCGAGCGGACATGTCATCAACGAAATGGCAATCGACTGGGCCGACTCGATCCGTGAGGAGACCGACGGCCGCGTCGATATCACGATTGACGAAGGGTTCGGCGGTGAGCGAGAGGTGATGGAACAGACATCGATCGGCGCGATCGAGGGAACGCTCATCGGTGCTACGTGGGTCCTCCAACAGGCGCCGTCCCGTTACTGGGTGGAATCCCCATTCGTCTTCGACAGTTGGGAACAGCAGCGACGAGCGTACATGAGCGACTATCTCGACGAGGCACGAGAAAATCTCAAATCCGAGGCAAACCAGCGAGTCGTCGGTCCGCCAGTCTACCGCGGATTCCGTCACACGACTGGTAATCAAGGGTTCCAGACGCCAAGCGACATCGAGGGAGTAAACATCCGAATTCCCGAAGTGGATCCCTGGCTTAACGTGTGGGAGGGGATCGGAGCAGCCCCGACTACTATCTCTTTCGACGAACTGTATAGTTCTCTGCAGCAAGGCGTCGTCGATGCTCAAGAGAATCCCGCCGAAACGGTCAACTCGTACTCACTCTATGAGGTACAGAGCCACATTACGAAGACATCTCATCTAGCATCGACCGGCTGGTTTACGTTCAGCGAAGACGCTTGGTCGTCGATGAGTGACGACGATCGGGAACTCGTCGAAGAGACGCTGACTGATTCTATTGAAGAACTGAGTGCAGACATTGAGCAAAGTGAGTCCGAAGCACTTGATGAACTTGAAGACGGGGGTATGGAGGTCGTTGAACCTGATCGGGATGCCTGGCTCTCGGCTGCCGAACCGGTTCTTGAAGAACTATTCGAAAACCAGTGGGAGCCGTCCTTAGACGAGGTTAGGAATATTTAA
- a CDS encoding TRAP transporter small permease → MLGKYQFKAKQANRLLTAITLGIFTVMIAVVGLQMLARWVIGPLFGIYLPWTSSLSRLLLICLTFVGAAIASREREHVTVNLLMKYLSPRAARALAIAQSLLVIGFLVVLLHGAVAMYDLTVDRTFGALPTYPMLTNEWLYVYVIIGGILMLIYVLRDIVSALVGNEALLHSETKR, encoded by the coding sequence ATGCTCGGTAAATATCAATTTAAGGCGAAACAAGCTAACCGACTTTTGACAGCAATTACGCTGGGTATCTTCACCGTCATGATTGCTGTCGTCGGATTACAGATGCTTGCACGGTGGGTGATCGGACCGCTGTTCGGTATTTACCTTCCGTGGACGTCGAGCCTGTCGCGTCTATTGTTGATTTGCCTCACATTCGTTGGCGCTGCGATTGCGAGCCGTGAGCGGGAACACGTAACAGTCAACCTTCTGATGAAATACTTGTCTCCACGGGCCGCAAGAGCACTCGCCATCGCCCAATCACTCCTCGTTATCGGATTCCTCGTCGTCTTACTGCACGGTGCCGTGGCAATGTATGACCTTACGGTAGATCGAACGTTCGGTGCCCTGCCAACGTACCCCATGTTAACAAATGAGTGGCTGTACGTCTATGTGATTATCGGCGGGATCTTGATGCTCATATACGTACTTCGTGACATCGTTTCCGCCCTCGTCGGCAACGAAGCCCTACTACACTCAGAAACTAAAAGATGA
- a CDS encoding mannonate dehydratase, with product MDPAVMVPPVQDRRWTLAKQLGIESGVVRFWGMDDWWEYDTLVRTRNRFADHGLSLDVVEDRPPMERTVLGKDGRDEEIETVKQLIRNMGRLDIDIYCWVWTENPVGVLRTADAIPDRGGSLQSGYDHTWTERAVDHPEADISERELWENLEYFLDEVVPVAEEVGVKMALHPDDPPLSPVRGVPRLITSVENYERVLDLYDSPNHGVTFCQGNFAAMDTDVQSAIRRLGNRIHYVHFRDIEGSARSFVETWHDDGPTDMLAAMEAYREVGFDGPIRPDHVPKMVGEDDRAETQAGYTDMGRLFAIGYMKGLLEQTATS from the coding sequence ATGGACCCAGCGGTGATGGTACCACCAGTCCAGGATAGACGATGGACACTCGCGAAACAACTTGGTATCGAAAGCGGCGTCGTCCGTTTTTGGGGAATGGACGACTGGTGGGAATACGATACACTAGTTCGGACACGGAATCGATTCGCTGACCACGGACTGTCGTTAGATGTGGTTGAGGACCGGCCGCCGATGGAACGTACTGTTCTCGGTAAAGATGGTCGTGATGAGGAGATAGAGACAGTCAAGCAACTAATTAGGAACATGGGCCGCCTCGATATCGACATCTACTGTTGGGTGTGGACGGAGAATCCAGTCGGTGTTCTCCGAACTGCAGACGCGATACCGGATCGCGGCGGCTCGTTACAGTCGGGATACGACCATACGTGGACGGAACGCGCCGTTGATCATCCCGAAGCGGACATCAGCGAACGCGAACTCTGGGAAAATCTCGAGTACTTCCTCGATGAAGTCGTCCCTGTCGCCGAAGAGGTTGGCGTCAAAATGGCACTTCATCCTGACGACCCGCCTCTATCACCTGTTCGTGGCGTCCCGCGACTTATCACGTCGGTCGAAAACTACGAGCGCGTCCTCGATCTGTACGATAGCCCGAATCACGGAGTAACGTTCTGTCAAGGAAACTTCGCTGCGATGGACACTGACGTTCAATCGGCGATCCGGCGCCTCGGCAACCGTATTCACTACGTTCATTTCCGGGACATCGAGGGGTCCGCCCGTTCTTTTGTGGAGACGTGGCATGACGACGGACCGACAGACATGCTGGCGGCGATGGAAGCATACCGCGAGGTCGGCTTCGATGGACCGATTCGCCCCGATCACGTCCCCAAGATGGTCGGTGAAGACGACCGAGCGGAAACACAGGCGGGATATACAGATATGGGCCGGTTATTCGCTATCGGGTATATGAAAGGACTTCTCGAACAGACTGCAACCTCGTGA